One stretch of Amycolatopsis tolypomycina DNA includes these proteins:
- a CDS encoding ComEA family DNA-binding protein, producing the protein MTETRVGLIEFGKAIHDSVTVPGLGELPGGQVSAGRAVRGARARLLRGDRIVEDNLRIGIMVRKKYFSSSVEPATEAGFLKDVYVVVGRRDLGKGDALELYADEAVGPDLSRPDAVASVEAPGFDQLTGFHVQVLVRDGVLRFGALCSLSHGGGPMRVLGLFGPAGPVAELPTGQRGTVLLGFQCDAPPAAGAALRAFPSPDFVEERHGTAVVHGVSALGNGSLVAAVEVPDGRSAAFTVGVSVRVLRPIGTTFNERSTVVASGLPVLSLARDGVAVPSSAGARVFTVGLGTADLRQNDVLEAYAAPLAPPVPLVDVNAASGDELGRLPGLSPARVATALELRQRQGGFPDVEAFGVAIGLQPHEIVRLRGRATAGRVTLPETGVRQLDI; encoded by the coding sequence GTGACCGAGACCAGGGTCGGGCTGATCGAGTTCGGCAAGGCGATCCACGACTCCGTCACGGTCCCCGGTCTCGGGGAGCTGCCCGGCGGCCAGGTGAGCGCGGGGCGCGCGGTCCGCGGCGCCCGCGCGCGGCTGCTGCGGGGCGACCGGATCGTCGAGGACAACCTGCGCATCGGGATCATGGTGCGCAAGAAGTACTTCTCCAGCAGCGTCGAGCCGGCGACGGAAGCCGGGTTCCTGAAGGACGTGTACGTCGTCGTCGGGCGGCGAGACCTCGGCAAGGGTGACGCGCTGGAGCTGTACGCCGACGAGGCCGTCGGCCCGGACCTGAGCCGGCCGGACGCGGTCGCGTCGGTGGAGGCGCCGGGCTTCGACCAGCTGACGGGGTTCCACGTGCAGGTGCTCGTCCGCGACGGCGTCCTGCGGTTCGGTGCGTTGTGTTCTCTGTCGCACGGCGGCGGGCCCATGCGGGTGCTCGGGCTGTTCGGGCCGGCCGGTCCGGTGGCGGAGCTGCCGACGGGTCAGCGAGGGACGGTGTTGCTCGGCTTCCAGTGCGACGCGCCGCCGGCGGCCGGGGCCGCGTTGCGGGCGTTCCCCTCGCCGGACTTCGTGGAGGAGCGCCACGGAACGGCGGTGGTGCACGGCGTGTCCGCGCTCGGCAACGGCTCGCTGGTGGCGGCGGTCGAGGTGCCGGACGGGCGCAGCGCGGCGTTCACGGTGGGGGTGAGCGTCCGGGTGCTGCGGCCGATCGGGACGACGTTCAACGAGCGGAGCACAGTGGTCGCTTCGGGGCTCCCGGTGCTTTCGCTGGCGCGGGACGGGGTCGCGGTTCCGTCGTCGGCCGGAGCGCGGGTGTTCACCGTCGGCCTGGGGACGGCGGATTTGCGGCAGAACGACGTTCTCGAGGCTTATGCCGCGCCGTTGGCGCCTCCGGTGCCGCTGGTGGATGTCAACGCCGCTTCGGGCGACGAGCTGGGCCGCCTGCCGGGCCTTTCCCCGGCCCGAGTGGCGACGGCGCTGGAACTGCGTCAGCGGCAGGGCGGCTTCCCCGACGTGGAGGCGTTCGGAGTGGCAATCGGCTTGCAGCCACACGAAATAGTCCGTTTGCGCGGACGGGCGACGGCCGGCCGGGTGACGTTGCCCGAGACGGGCGTTCGTCAGTTGGACATCTGA
- a CDS encoding ESX secretion-associated protein EspG yields the protein MPEEFSLGLTEVTAAVRRTALPAHWHPFEIRSPGRTLEEHEHILSAAWDSMRARGLAGPDKLDIEVEQTLRAWTQPEVLIIVRAAEVTDGRQVFYRATIGHGLGVYSELVPDGIHFVQIRPDHLVDALVGILPRYGPLPVAPLTSTLGPNRPPDTEPLRDYAQWAPHRHGTFELSTRIGQGNLRPAGTVTFVDTDGGRYLTFTDPLPGGESRLRFVPSDGGHLRGWLHERIAETTHR from the coding sequence GTGCCGGAGGAATTCTCGCTGGGGTTGACGGAGGTCACCGCCGCGGTCCGGCGCACGGCTCTCCCGGCGCACTGGCACCCGTTCGAGATCCGCAGCCCGGGCCGGACGCTCGAGGAGCACGAACACATCCTGTCGGCGGCATGGGACTCGATGCGGGCACGCGGGCTGGCGGGCCCGGACAAGCTGGACATCGAGGTGGAGCAGACGCTGCGGGCGTGGACGCAGCCGGAGGTGCTGATCATCGTCCGCGCAGCCGAGGTGACGGACGGCCGCCAGGTCTTCTACCGAGCCACCATCGGCCACGGCCTGGGTGTGTACTCCGAGCTGGTGCCGGACGGGATCCATTTCGTCCAGATCCGCCCCGACCACCTGGTCGACGCCCTGGTCGGCATCCTCCCCCGCTACGGACCGCTGCCGGTGGCCCCGCTGACTTCGACCCTCGGCCCGAACCGGCCGCCGGACACCGAACCGTTGCGGGACTACGCCCAGTGGGCCCCGCACCGCCACGGCACGTTCGAGCTGTCGACCCGCATCGGCCAGGGCAACCTCCGCCCGGCGGGCACGGTGACCTTCGTCGACACGGACGGCGGCCGCTACCTGACATTCACCGACCCGCTACCGGGCGGCGAGTCCCGACTCAGGTTCGTCCCCTCGGACGGGGGACACCTCAGAGGGTGGTTGCACGAGCGCATCGCGGAGACGACCCACCGGTGA
- a CDS encoding DUF3558 family protein — translation MATTALVVSACDSKVGGTPQAADTPSSSASTTKPSGATSDNPFGDMKACPTLDKALSGQGYPAAAPTTADAARSCTTEKKTGDETIGVTLSLHAGQTINENIADPSKASTGTVNDRPAVQEREPIGAKGQCAIAMEVKPKSRAAVSVTLSFGSTDQACTDVNDVATKVEPLLPK, via the coding sequence TTGGCCACCACGGCGCTCGTGGTGAGCGCCTGCGACAGCAAGGTGGGAGGCACGCCGCAGGCTGCGGACACGCCGTCGAGCAGTGCCTCGACGACCAAGCCGAGCGGCGCCACGAGCGACAACCCCTTCGGGGACATGAAAGCCTGCCCCACCCTCGACAAGGCGCTCAGCGGTCAGGGCTACCCCGCCGCCGCACCCACCACCGCGGATGCGGCGCGCAGCTGCACGACCGAGAAGAAGACCGGCGACGAGACGATCGGCGTGACCCTCTCCTTGCACGCCGGCCAGACGATCAACGAGAACATCGCGGACCCCAGCAAGGCTTCGACCGGCACGGTCAACGACCGGCCCGCCGTCCAGGAGCGGGAACCGATCGGCGCGAAGGGGCAGTGTGCCATCGCGATGGAGGTCAAGCCGAAGTCGCGGGCCGCCGTATCCGTGACACTGAGTTTCGGCTCCACGGACCAGGCGTGCACGGACGTCAACGACGTCGCGACCAAGGTCGAGCCACTCCTGCCGAAATAG